A single Methylomonas sp. AM2-LC DNA region contains:
- a CDS encoding 5'-nucleotidase has product MENEKLVVAISSRALFDLDESHAIFETQGKAAFCRYQIEHENEILLPGFGFSLVKKFLDINQAFPAAPLVEIILLSQNSADTGLRIFNAINYYQLAISRAAFTSGVSPYEYIPAFGAHLFLSANAEDVRKALEAGYAAATIVSGAAVKPSAQLRIAFDGDAVLFSDESERIYQQHGLTAFTDNERLQAHKPLSDGPLKAFLSALYRIQSHFDAEQSPIRTALVTARSAPAHERVVRTFRAWDIRIDEALFLGGMPKGPFLKAFGADIFFDDQTGHCESAQLHQVAAAHVPHGVKNQ; this is encoded by the coding sequence ATGGAAAACGAAAAACTGGTGGTCGCCATCTCTTCCAGGGCATTATTTGATCTGGATGAGTCGCATGCAATTTTTGAAACACAGGGCAAGGCCGCATTCTGTCGTTATCAAATTGAACACGAAAATGAGATTCTGTTACCAGGTTTTGGCTTTTCTCTGGTTAAAAAATTTCTGGATATTAATCAGGCATTTCCGGCAGCTCCGTTGGTTGAAATTATTTTACTTTCACAAAATAGTGCCGATACCGGTTTAAGAATATTTAATGCCATCAATTACTATCAATTAGCGATCAGTCGTGCAGCTTTTACTAGTGGCGTCTCTCCTTATGAATACATACCAGCATTTGGTGCGCACTTGTTTTTATCTGCCAACGCAGAAGATGTTAGAAAAGCGTTAGAAGCGGGTTATGCCGCAGCTACCATCGTTTCGGGTGCGGCTGTTAAGCCGTCAGCGCAACTTCGCATTGCTTTTGACGGCGATGCAGTACTGTTTTCGGATGAATCCGAACGTATTTATCAACAGCATGGCTTGACGGCATTTACGGATAATGAACGTTTACAGGCGCATAAGCCTTTGTCTGATGGGCCATTAAAAGCTTTTTTGAGCGCCTTGTACCGCATACAAAGCCATTTTGATGCTGAGCAGTCGCCTATCCGAACCGCTTTAGTCACCGCGCGCTCTGCTCCCGCGCATGAGCGAGTGGTGCGTACTTTTAGGGCATGGGATATACGTATTGATGAGGCCTTGTTTTTGGGAGGTATGCCGAAAGGGCCGTTTTTAAAAGCGTTTGGTGCGGATATATTCTTCGATGATCAAACTGGGCATTGCGAATCTGCACAATTACATCAGGTGGCTGCCGCGCATGTGCCGCATGGTGTGAAAAATCAGTAA
- a CDS encoding class I SAM-dependent methyltransferase — protein sequence MTQHSACPLCGEKNSSDFAQDKFRNYLRCQTCLLVFVPVHQHLDRLAEKKIYDLHQNTSNDPGYRSFLSRLAIPLLAKLAYPAHGLDFGCGPGPLLAELFMEAGHQVDLYDPIYANHPNYLRQQYDFITCSEVVEHFRQPDVEFANLFRLLKPLGYLGLMTKMVIDAAAFKHWHYKNDLTHICFFSRPCFEYLALHYHCGIEFIGADVIIFKRLD from the coding sequence ATGACACAGCATTCTGCATGCCCGTTATGTGGAGAAAAAAACAGCAGCGACTTTGCTCAGGACAAATTTCGCAACTATCTACGCTGTCAAACTTGTTTGCTGGTGTTCGTACCTGTACATCAACACTTGGACCGCCTAGCAGAAAAAAAAATCTATGATCTGCATCAAAATACTAGCAACGATCCAGGTTACCGGAGTTTTTTATCTCGTTTGGCGATTCCACTACTGGCAAAACTAGCCTACCCTGCACATGGACTGGATTTTGGCTGCGGCCCTGGGCCACTATTAGCAGAATTGTTTATGGAAGCCGGGCATCAGGTTGATTTGTATGATCCCATTTATGCCAATCATCCTAACTATTTAAGACAGCAATATGACTTTATTACTTGTAGCGAAGTAGTCGAACACTTTCGTCAACCCGACGTGGAATTCGCAAACCTTTTCAGACTATTAAAACCGCTCGGATACTTAGGTTTGATGACGAAAATGGTGATTGATGCAGCAGCATTTAAACACTGGCATTATAAAAATGACTTAACTCACATTTGTTTCTTTTCCAGACCCTGTTTCGAATATCTGGCTCTACACTATCATTGCGGTATTGAGTTTATTGGGGCAGATGTGATTATTTTTAAACGCCTGGATTAA
- the gltX gene encoding glutamate--tRNA ligase, with protein MTIRTRFAPSPTGYLHVGGARTALFSWLYARKHGGRFILRIEDTDLERSSQESVNAILEGMTWLGLEYDEGPFYQTQRFDRYKQVIEQLLAQGDAYYCYCSREELDALREQQMANKEKPRYNGKCRQGAENSGERVVRFKNPEQGEVVIDDLVKGRIVVANKELDDLIIARSDGTPTYNLTVVVDDMDMGVTHVIRGDDHVNNTPRQINILQALGAQLPIYAHVPMILGSDGARLSKRHGAVSVMQYRNDGYLPEALLNYLVRLGWSYGDQELFSRDEMIQLFELEKVNVSASTFNTEKLLWLNHQYLMNSDPALVAHHLSWHMGELGIDPSTGPDLSEVVKAQRERCKTLVEMATQSVYFYKDFNSYEESAVKKHFKTGSDTVLQHLLTEFSSVENWEAETLHQIVLHSAEQLQLGLGKIAQPLRIAVCGSGVSPAIDITLSLLGKQKTLNRIEKALEFIKSTIITGQS; from the coding sequence ATGACTATCAGAACCCGCTTTGCGCCTAGCCCTACCGGTTATTTACATGTTGGCGGTGCTCGCACCGCATTATTTTCCTGGCTATATGCCCGTAAACATGGCGGCCGCTTTATTTTACGAATTGAAGATACTGATCTGGAACGCTCCAGCCAAGAATCTGTGAACGCCATTCTAGAAGGCATGACCTGGTTAGGACTGGAATACGACGAAGGTCCATTTTATCAAACCCAGCGTTTTGATCGATACAAACAAGTTATTGAACAACTACTGGCTCAGGGAGACGCTTACTATTGTTATTGTAGTCGCGAGGAACTGGACGCTTTGCGTGAACAACAAATGGCGAACAAAGAAAAACCGCGCTATAACGGCAAATGTCGGCAAGGCGCTGAAAATAGCGGCGAACGTGTAGTACGCTTTAAAAATCCAGAACAGGGTGAAGTTGTCATTGATGACTTGGTGAAAGGCCGGATTGTGGTGGCCAATAAAGAACTGGATGATTTAATCATTGCACGTTCTGATGGCACGCCTACTTACAACCTGACCGTGGTAGTGGATGATATGGATATGGGGGTTACACATGTAATTCGCGGTGATGATCATGTCAATAACACCCCTCGGCAGATTAATATCTTACAAGCCCTTGGTGCCCAGTTACCGATTTATGCGCATGTACCAATGATTTTAGGTTCTGATGGCGCACGACTCTCGAAACGACACGGTGCAGTGAGTGTAATGCAATATCGAAATGACGGTTATTTACCCGAGGCACTGCTAAATTATCTGGTACGTCTGGGCTGGTCGTATGGCGATCAGGAATTATTCAGCCGAGATGAAATGATACAGTTATTTGAGCTGGAAAAAGTGAATGTATCCGCCTCAACCTTTAATACCGAAAAGCTGTTGTGGTTGAATCATCAATATCTGATGAATAGTGATCCGGCATTGGTTGCACATCATCTCAGTTGGCATATGGGCGAACTGGGTATTGACCCAAGCACTGGCCCTGACTTAAGTGAGGTAGTTAAAGCACAACGCGAACGCTGTAAAACACTGGTGGAGATGGCCACACAAAGCGTCTATTTCTACAAAGACTTCAACTCTTACGAAGAAAGTGCAGTAAAAAAGCATTTTAAAACGGGTAGTGACACGGTTTTACAGCATTTACTGACTGAATTTAGCAGCGTCGAAAACTGGGAAGCGGAAACTTTGCATCAAATTGTGTTGCATAGTGCTGAACAATTACAATTGGGACTCGGCAAAATTGCCCAACCTTTACGTATTGCTGTCTGTGGCAGCGGTGTATCACCTGCTATTGATATTACCCTAAGCTTGTTAGGAAAACAAAAAACCCTAAACAGAATTGAGAAGGCGCTTGAGTTTATAAAATCAACAATTATCACTGGACAATCATAA
- a CDS encoding tetratricopeptide repeat protein, with translation MYKILGFCWLILLSSTAFAQSAEGIHIKQLAEQGDALAQAKLASLYLLGRDGLEKNEPQAADWMEKAAKQGLVDAQVAIAAMYDRGMGVNADRDKATAWYEKAAAKGHATSLAILGKNDAAKGSVQFNYQAMRLSAAKSIPSEYAKKFLTSK, from the coding sequence ATGTACAAAATTTTAGGGTTTTGTTGGCTGATTTTGCTATCCAGCACTGCATTTGCTCAATCGGCAGAGGGCATACATATTAAACAACTGGCCGAACAAGGAGACGCCTTAGCACAAGCAAAGCTGGCATCTTTGTATTTATTAGGCCGAGACGGCTTGGAAAAAAATGAACCGCAAGCTGCAGACTGGATGGAAAAAGCGGCAAAGCAAGGCTTGGTTGATGCTCAAGTAGCTATAGCCGCCATGTATGATAGAGGCATGGGTGTGAATGCTGATCGAGATAAAGCCACTGCCTGGTATGAAAAGGCTGCCGCTAAAGGCCATGCAACTTCTTTGGCTATCCTTGGTAAGAACGATGCCGCCAAAGGCAGTGTACAATTTAATTATCAAGCCATGCGTCTAAGTGCTGCGAAAAGCATACCCAGTGAATACGCAAAAAAATTTTTAACTTCTAAATAA